The nucleotide sequence AGAGAGAAGGGATGATCAATCACGCTCAGACCCCCCAGGCCCCCCAGGCATGTCTGGGTGAATACATGAGTCCTCCTGGGGGGTCCTTGTGGGAGATCACCCCCCTCCCCTGTTTTCCTCCTCTATCCTGATTAGGAAACATACCCCCCATGAAAGATATAacacagtataattatacaacAGGAGATGCAACTATTTGAACTAGGTTTTAAATCGGTGTAAGATAATGTTTTATCAAGTCCAAAAATGCTAATTTCTCAAATCTTCCACAGGATAAATACTGACCCTCTCCCACGTGCAACAGCATCATATGGGACCAATATGGAACCAGTAATGTACTCAGTGGAGAGCAGAGAAAAGGGGCAGATCGGTGAGGGCTTCCAGTGGAGTGAAACCTTTATTAACACACAGCAGGACAGCATGGGAAATACAGGACACCCCCAGAAGCAAACAGACAAATGGGAAGGATGGGAGGGAACGTTTTGGTCTGTGAGAGTAGTGTTACTCTGTAGTTTCTCGGCTTTTCTGTCCTTCCTTACTCTACCAGAAACCCATTTTGTCCttaaaagtacatttacccATATGCTGTTCATTTATGTGGcgttgtgtgttgttttgagtGTTTAAGTGTTCCTTTTATCAGTGCCCATGAGCTAATATGTCAAATTTTGAACAACAAGCAGTGCATTATACAGCAGTGACACCAGTTGATCTGCtgtataatgtaatggtaatccATGCTGTAATTTCTCACTTATCTTGTCATTTACTGCTTCTGTTGTAACTGGTCTGTAAATATAGTGAAACAGCCTTGTAACCAGCCCCCTTTCTGTTAGACTCCCACCCCCTCTCCCCCAGGCATGGACCCCCTCATAAAGGTAATATCCATGCCATCACTCATTTAGCTGAGGCAACTGGCAGATTTATGACACTTCCAGCTGAGAGGAAGATTTTTGGAGATACAGGGGgtagagggaaggaggaggcaAATGAATGGCTCTTAAGACACAGATAGGCCTGTGGGCGGAGACGAGGCTCCTGTTGGACGTAATTACTTGCAAATTATAAGATTAGAAAATTAACTCTCATTCGGGGGGAATGTGAATCACgtttatttataaatgtctCCTCACTGGATTTACAATGTAATATCTGGACCCCAATGTGACCCACTTTGttcaaaatgtctgttaaagTCTGTCGCGTTTCCCCTCACACGCTTTGATGTATTGTGATACATTTGCATTGCCTGCGGGACGTGACAAAGACTATAGGCAGTGGTGTCCCGGATTATCAGGTCAAATACCTAACTTCTAGCGGTGGAAATACTTCcctaatttgtttttcaaagccTCGCTGCTCTTTGACTGAAATCAATACACGTTGACATCAAAGTGATAGTGGATCAACGCTGGATCATCACCTTGGTTAGGTGGGAAATGCACCATGTTATCCATGTAATCCTGTGTTAAGTGTATTCAGTCCATTCTTATTCTAATAGACACTTGTGTGCCCTGTCGTAAAATCCAATGACCCTCGGATTTATTAAGTAAAATagtcaaatgttttcaaattgacTGAAATTAAACGTGGCATTCAgaagtctttttattttaattaaaacaccATATTCATAAATAGACACATGTATTTATACAAGgagacataaaacaaaataaatgaaaagtgcAAACAGACATTTAACATCTTCATTTGGCCCTTATTTAACACACTTAACTGTGATCCAGGCAGGtaacagatatatatatatatttaaaaaaaaaaatcatcatcaaaatcATTTGTGTCCACGGTATCTCCGTCTAAAGCCGTGCCCATCAGCACCTTCACTCCGGGCGCACACATGTTTGACTATTACCTGAGAGCAGTCTTCACAGTTCACCGTGCAGCACCAGTGGAATTTGCAGTTGCAGCTGCTCACTACCTCCGTGCGCCTCTCTTCCACCCTCAGGCCGCATTCATGACACAACCTGCGGCAGCTGCGCTTCTCCCACTGGGTTAAACCCTCTCCATGCTGCACACACTCCCGGCCCTCGGTGCCGTACAGCCCCAAGCTGATGTTCTTCCTGCAGTAGTCCGGGGAGTCGTCCAGGTAGATGAGCTCTGTCTGGGCGATGCTGCCGAACGCGTCCACGATGGCACCTCGATTGTCCGCGCTGTTGCCAGCCCGCATGCGCTTTTTGTCGATGTCCAGTTTTTGGGCTTCGCTGTGCTTGATCTTTAAGTAATTGCCGATTTCTCTGAAATCTGACAGCTGTGTCCAGCAGGTCTGGACGCTGCAGCTCTCAGACATGCCATGACATCTACAGATGCGCTTCATTGTTGCCTTCACAGCCTGTTGGAAAGCAGGGAAAGTTAATTACTGCCAACGACTTAAAACGGTGTAATGTCAGATAAATGCTTGTGGTGTGAACATATGTTACCAGCCGCCCAGCCGCGTTGTTGTGCAGGTTGACAGCAGCCCTGGAGTCCTGACCTGTCTCCTGCGCATCCACGTACTGTTTGGAAATCTTCTCTCCGAAATCCACGTTGTCACTACAACCCCCCCACAGCCAGCCACGACCGCCTGCACACAAAATATCACTTAAATCAGATCACCAGCTTTAACCCtttaaagaaaggaaatatcATAACTTTAAATGCTCAAAGATCAAATATAAGTTATATGTGTACAATGGCCCACAAGCATATACAAGTTACTGTATAAGATAATATTCTGAGTTATAGGCCTATATGTTTATTTTCCGCTGGGAACCTCACCAATTTTTCCGTTCTTGGAGACATCACAGCCGCAGTTGTCGAGGTCTCCCAGACTACAGTTCCtggtcagagtgtacatgaccCCCGCTGCACTGATGGCGTGGACGAAAGAAGTCTCTCTGGTGGCTGTCAATGAGAGGAAATGGGCAATCACGTGTTACGTGTCATGTAGGGCAAAGGCACTTCAAATATTCATTAATTATATCACCTTCAAAAATGAAAGTGATCAGTGAATATTAAAGAATTATTCGTAATAATGATCTTTCAAAAATACTTGTATATGTAAGTGTATTTAGCTGTAACTGTAACCATTTTACAATTAAAACGTTTTAAATGGGCTTCTTCTTCATGGCtagcaacataaaaatgaatgtaaCATAACTGATAGGCCTACATTCATATTTATGTGTGGACCCTTTGGCCTATATAGCATATTTTGAGTGTTTCAATTTCGGTGCACGTGTTATTGTATGGAAACAATGATATATTCTTTACACATTTTACGCATAAATGCCATTTTTCGTCAGTATTTATGGACCTGCATACATAACTCAATGAAGGAATGTTATTTACAGTCTCAACCTACCACGTCTTAGTCCTCTGAGCTGTGTTGCGCTGTCGGGACAGTTCCATTTATCCCACGCAAACTGGTGTTTGCACTCCTCAATCCCACTCTGTGCGCCCACCTGCACGCTTCTTGCATAGGTGAGATAGGCCTGCAGGAGAGgcaatgtcatttttttggCCCGattcacattttgaaatgttatcCTTAACTTGTCAGCAATCGAGTGTTTTCTATTTACCTTGGGTCCCGTCATAAGAAAGTTACTTGCCACCCTGAAAAGAAGATAGAGGATAAATAATAAGATCACTTTATCTTACAGATATAGAAAAGATACAAGCAAACAGTGTGGATAGTCTCTTACCAAGCATGTCCGGGACACATTTTGTATAAAAGAGGCAGGAGCCAAAATAATGAATGCATCATTGTCATGTACGCCGTTAGCTCTCAAAGTAGAGATCTTTTGACCCTGTGTGCTCTAACTGTCTCTTTTATTTGAATGAAGGAACTCTTGTTCTTTGTCCCCGGTGTCCGAGAAAGCTGATTGGACGACGGGTTCAGGAAACGCCTATATGCGCACTTCAAAGGATGGCATTAGGCTGCAGTTTATATTTCCCCCAAAGCTGCGTGACACCAGGACATCAATATACAAATAACGTAATCAGAATTTTGCCACTGACAAATCACACGGATTCATgcatattttagaaaaaaaaatatttattagctaccattttcaattaaaatacatataaaatatttgaCCATTTTCAGACTTCACAGAAGACAAATCAGACCTATTATCTCCTAAACACCAAGGTAAACGAGTGAGCATGCGCGGAGAGTTTGGTCCTCAAAAATCACAATTTGATCACTATACAGAATCAAATCAATAAGATGAAGTGCATTAAAAGGCTTCAGGTGATGTGAtagttcaaaatgaaaataacattcTTGTAATACAGAATAATGCTCAC is from Siniperca chuatsi isolate FFG_IHB_CAS linkage group LG8, ASM2008510v1, whole genome shotgun sequence and encodes:
- the LOC122880867 gene encoding protein Wnt-8-like; protein product: MTMMHSLFWLLPLLYKMCPGHAWVASNFLMTGPKAYLTYARSVQVGAQSGIEECKHQFAWDKWNCPDSATQLRGLRRATRETSFVHAISAAGVMYTLTRNCSLGDLDNCGCDVSKNGKIGGRGWLWGGCSDNVDFGEKISKQYVDAQETGQDSRAAVNLHNNAAGRLAVKATMKRICRCHGMSESCSVQTCWTQLSDFREIGNYLKIKHSEAQKLDIDKKRMRAGNSADNRGAIVDAFGSIAQTELIYLDDSPDYCRKNISLGLYGTEGRECVQHGEGLTQWEKRSCRRLCHECGLRVEERRTEVVSSCNCKFHWCCTVNCEDCSQVIVKHVCARSEGADGHGFRRRYRGHK